A region of Paenibacillus sp. JNUCC-31 DNA encodes the following proteins:
- a CDS encoding Ger(x)C family spore germination protein produces the protein MKSWKRCLRYTCMITCCFLLAGCWSSSPIEERNLEAGIALDAEPQKTETSVRETRQQHPKYQIRRTVQFVLPEEGSSSGSPSQGNKFYNEEELGDSIMEMTRESYLSNQSPAGFHLKTIIISSELLQKVPLQELLDFYLADNDIRLSILLLTSTGTASDVFKEMSSGKTPAFMLKDLFDNRSHTNRLVKPVTLAKVIGPLKSRSSFVLPNVIRIRDGITLFGAGVIRGNTQKYAGYLSKMDVEGLQWITGDLTGGIVKGTDSRSQRDFVYEIKSAKSNIQAHVNKNDISFHVKISSVGRLSESFVSDANKMKDQTLHEEADAVQDKIKELAQQTVSKMKKMRVEVAHMGQALRIQHPDMWEQVKDHWDQVFATVPVTFEVKVDIEDFGASTMTTN, from the coding sequence ATGAAGAGTTGGAAGCGTTGCTTGAGATACACCTGCATGATTACATGTTGCTTCCTGCTTGCTGGCTGCTGGAGCAGTTCCCCCATTGAGGAGAGGAATTTGGAAGCAGGCATTGCGTTGGATGCCGAACCTCAGAAAACGGAGACGTCGGTCCGAGAAACCCGGCAACAACATCCGAAATATCAGATTCGAAGAACTGTTCAGTTTGTTCTTCCGGAAGAGGGAAGCAGTTCAGGCTCTCCTTCACAGGGAAACAAGTTTTATAATGAAGAAGAGCTTGGCGATTCAATCATGGAAATGACAAGAGAATCCTATCTCAGCAATCAGTCTCCGGCAGGATTTCACCTTAAAACCATTATCATTAGTTCGGAATTACTTCAAAAAGTCCCCCTTCAGGAACTATTGGATTTTTATTTGGCGGATAACGACATTCGACTGAGTATTCTGCTCTTAACAAGCACCGGTACAGCAAGCGATGTGTTCAAGGAAATGAGCTCGGGGAAAACGCCCGCCTTCATGCTGAAAGATCTTTTTGACAACCGCAGCCACACCAATCGTCTTGTCAAGCCCGTAACTCTCGCCAAAGTGATCGGACCGCTAAAATCGAGATCCAGCTTCGTGTTACCCAACGTCATCAGGATTAGGGATGGAATCACACTATTTGGTGCAGGGGTTATCAGGGGGAACACGCAAAAATATGCAGGATATCTGAGTAAAATGGATGTAGAAGGATTGCAATGGATTACAGGAGATTTGACAGGTGGGATTGTAAAAGGTACCGATTCCCGTTCGCAACGGGATTTCGTCTATGAGATCAAATCGGCAAAAAGTAATATTCAGGCTCACGTTAATAAAAACGACATTTCGTTCCATGTGAAGATTTCATCCGTGGGTCGCCTTTCTGAAAGCTTTGTTTCTGATGCAAATAAAATGAAGGATCAGACACTGCACGAAGAAGCAGATGCTGTTCAGGACAAGATCAAGGAGCTGGCACAGCAAACGGTATCCAAGATGAAAAAAATGCGGGTGGAGGTAGCACATATGGGCCAAGCCTTGCGAATTCAACACCCCGATATGTGGGAGCAAGTGAAGGACCATTGGGATCAAGTCTTTGCAACCGTACCCGTGACCTTTGAGGTGAAGGTGGACATTGAAGATTTCGGAGCCTCTACGATGACCACGAATTAA